A region of Brevundimonas sp. NIBR10 DNA encodes the following proteins:
- a CDS encoding COX15/CtaA family protein — MKRLGYREQSRSVAVWLFVCAAMVFAMVVIGGITRLTGSGLSITEWKPIMGALPPMNPAAWAEAFEKYKAIPQYAQVNAGMSMAEFQGIFWWEWAHRLFGRLIGVVFAVPFVVFLLMRKIPRRLVWRCFLLLAAGGLQGLIGWWMVSSGLSERVDVAPERLTVHLGLALAIFAGLIWTGLEAWAGEEHSRSPEGWSRGAAVLLGAVFVQCLLGGLVAGAKAGFVYTDWPMMNGGFFPPVEWGKGALAFLHDQALVQFNHRIWGYLLVAFGTAYAIQGWRWRLAEGLGAFAFVVAGALWLQALLGVVTLIHAVPLWLGGLHQAGAAIVLMLATMNLWMVRRSQPRLFMSGPRRR; from the coding sequence ATGAAGCGTTTGGGCTATCGCGAACAAAGTCGATCGGTCGCGGTATGGCTGTTCGTCTGCGCGGCCATGGTGTTCGCCATGGTGGTCATCGGCGGGATCACCCGCCTGACCGGGTCGGGCCTGTCGATCACCGAATGGAAGCCCATCATGGGTGCCCTGCCGCCGATGAATCCGGCCGCCTGGGCCGAGGCGTTCGAGAAATACAAGGCCATCCCCCAGTACGCCCAGGTCAACGCCGGCATGAGCATGGCCGAGTTCCAGGGCATCTTCTGGTGGGAGTGGGCGCACCGTCTGTTCGGCCGGCTGATCGGGGTCGTGTTCGCCGTTCCGTTCGTCGTCTTCCTGCTGATGCGAAAGATTCCCCGTCGGCTGGTCTGGCGCTGTTTCCTGCTGCTGGCGGCGGGCGGCCTTCAGGGCCTGATCGGCTGGTGGATGGTGTCGTCGGGCCTGTCGGAGCGGGTCGATGTCGCGCCGGAGCGGCTGACCGTCCACCTGGGGCTGGCGCTCGCCATCTTCGCCGGCCTGATCTGGACGGGGCTGGAGGCCTGGGCCGGAGAAGAGCATTCGCGCTCGCCCGAGGGCTGGAGCCGGGGTGCCGCCGTCCTGCTGGGGGCGGTCTTCGTGCAGTGCCTGCTGGGCGGATTGGTCGCGGGGGCCAAGGCGGGGTTCGTCTATACCGACTGGCCGATGATGAACGGTGGGTTCTTCCCGCCGGTGGAATGGGGCAAGGGAGCGCTGGCCTTCTTGCATGACCAGGCCCTGGTCCAGTTCAACCACCGCATCTGGGGCTACCTGCTGGTGGCGTTCGGCACGGCCTATGCGATCCAGGGCTGGCGCTGGCGGCTGGCCGAGGGACTCGGCGCCTTCGCCTTCGTGGTGGCGGGCGCGCTCTGGCTTCAGGCGCTTTTGGGGGTTGTCACGTTGATCCACGCCGTGCCGCTGTGGCTGGGCGGATTGCACCAGGCAGGCGCGGCCATCGTGTTGATGTTGGCGACGATGAACCTGTGGATGGTGCGTCGCTCGCAGCCGAGACTGTTCATGTCGGGCCCAAGGCGTCGATAG
- the rplM gene encoding 50S ribosomal protein L13 encodes MLKSTTVALKPADVDKKWIVIDAEGVVVGRLATFIANRLRGKHLPTYTPHVDLGDHVIVVNADKVVFTGKKLTDKVYYRHTGHPGGIKSTTPQKVLNGRFPERVLEKAVERMLPKESPLARLQMTHLRIFAGATHTHEAQQPEIVDFKSMSAKNFRNI; translated from the coding sequence ATGCTGAAGAGCACCACGGTCGCGCTCAAGCCGGCCGACGTCGACAAGAAGTGGATCGTCATCGACGCCGAAGGCGTCGTTGTCGGTCGCCTCGCGACGTTCATCGCCAACCGCCTGCGCGGCAAGCACCTGCCCACCTACACGCCTCACGTCGACCTGGGTGACCACGTCATCGTCGTCAACGCCGACAAGGTCGTGTTCACCGGCAAGAAGCTGACCGACAAGGTCTACTATCGCCACACCGGCCACCCGGGCGGCATCAAATCGACCACCCCGCAGAAGGTCCTGAACGGCCGCTTCCCCGAGCGCGTCCTTGAAAAGGCCGTCGAGCGCATGCTGCCCAAGGAAAGCCCGCTGGCTCGCCTGCAGATGACGCACCTGCGCATCTTCGCCGGCGCCACCCACACCCACGAAGCCCAGCAGCCGGAAATCGTCGACTTCAAGTCGATGTCCGCCAAGAACTTCCGGAACATCTGA
- the rpsI gene encoding 30S ribosomal protein S9 translates to MTDVTATEATGFDALKGLGTTAEAAPEYVQKLDAQGRAYSTGKRKNAIARVWVKPGTGKFTINGKDQLQYFAREILRMMIAQPLVVTGRETQFDVVCTVEGSGLSGQAGAIRHGLSHALTHYEPALRPVLKPHGFLTRDSRVVERKKYGRAKARKSFQFSKR, encoded by the coding sequence ATGACCGACGTCACCGCCACCGAAGCGACCGGCTTCGACGCCCTGAAGGGCCTCGGCACCACCGCCGAAGCCGCCCCCGAATATGTGCAGAAGCTGGATGCGCAAGGCCGCGCCTATTCGACCGGCAAGCGCAAGAACGCGATCGCCCGCGTCTGGGTCAAGCCCGGCACCGGCAAGTTCACCATCAACGGCAAGGACCAGCTCCAGTATTTCGCCCGCGAAATCCTGCGCATGATGATCGCCCAGCCCCTGGTCGTCACCGGCCGCGAGACCCAGTTCGACGTCGTCTGCACGGTCGAGGGTTCGGGCCTGTCGGGCCAGGCCGGCGCCATCCGCCACGGCCTGTCGCACGCCCTGACCCACTATGAGCCGGCCCTGCGCCCGGTCCTGAAGCCCCACGGCTTCCTGACCCGCGACAGCCGCGTGGTCGAGCGCAAGAAGTACGGCCGCGCCAAGGCCCGCAAGTCCTTCCAGTTCTCGAAGCGTTAA
- the argC gene encoding N-acetyl-gamma-glutamyl-phosphate reductase, producing MTHTIFIDGEAGTTGLEIRERLEARADLELILLGDRRRDPAARREALNAADAVILCLPDDAAIEAVGMIDNATTRVIDASTAFRVADGWTYGFAEMDVGQGAAIAGSTRVSNPGCYPTGFIGLMRPLVKAGIVPADRFVTVNAVSGYSGGGKSMIAEFEAGGAPAFRAYGLTQHHKHVPEMTRHTGLSHDVMFAPAVGAYRQGMLVEVPLHLASLPGSPSIEVIHGALAEHYAGSRFVEVADLETTEALTGIDPEGLNGTNRMRLHVFGDRSGSQARLVALLDNLGKGASGAAVQNLNLMLGLPEDTGLT from the coding sequence ATGACCCACACCATCTTCATCGACGGCGAAGCCGGCACCACGGGGCTTGAGATCCGCGAGCGGTTGGAGGCTCGCGCCGACCTGGAACTGATCCTGCTGGGCGATCGCAGGCGCGATCCGGCCGCGCGGCGTGAGGCGCTGAACGCGGCCGATGCGGTGATCCTGTGCCTGCCCGACGATGCGGCGATAGAGGCGGTCGGCATGATCGACAATGCCACTACTCGGGTCATCGACGCCTCCACGGCCTTCCGGGTCGCCGACGGCTGGACCTATGGCTTCGCCGAGATGGATGTGGGGCAGGGGGCGGCGATCGCGGGCTCGACGCGGGTCAGCAATCCAGGCTGCTATCCGACCGGCTTCATCGGCCTGATGCGGCCTCTGGTGAAGGCCGGGATCGTGCCCGCCGACCGGTTCGTCACCGTCAACGCCGTGTCCGGCTATTCCGGCGGCGGCAAGTCCATGATCGCTGAGTTCGAAGCAGGCGGGGCGCCCGCGTTCCGCGCCTATGGCCTGACCCAGCACCACAAGCATGTGCCGGAGATGACCCGTCACACCGGCCTGAGCCACGACGTGATGTTCGCCCCGGCTGTGGGCGCCTATCGCCAGGGGATGCTGGTCGAGGTGCCGCTGCATCTGGCCTCCCTTCCGGGCTCGCCCTCGATCGAGGTCATCCACGGTGCCCTGGCCGAACACTATGCCGGCTCTCGCTTCGTCGAGGTCGCCGACCTGGAGACCACCGAGGCCCTGACCGGCATCGACCCCGAGGGCCTCAACGGCACCAACCGGATGCGCCTGCACGTCTTCGGCGATCGGTCCGGATCACAGGCGCGGCTGGTCGCCCTGCTCGACAACCTCGGCAAGGGGGCGTCGGGGGCGGCGGTGCAGAACCTGAACCTGATGCTGGGGCTGCCGGAAGACACCGGCCTGACCTGA
- the msrB gene encoding peptide-methionine (R)-S-oxide reductase MsrB translates to MTHATLIPHRRALLTGTGALAITAFSSQAASADEAAFASSPFRRITDAQWRARLPAASYDVLRHEGTERPYTSPLNEEHRAGTFVCRGCELPLFLSAWKFDSGTGWPSFFRVNPANIGTKRDLALGIPRVEYHCARCLGHQGHVFDDGPRPTGKRYCNNGVALIFKPG, encoded by the coding sequence ATGACCCACGCCACTCTGATCCCTCACCGCCGTGCATTGCTGACCGGCACCGGTGCCCTGGCCATCACAGCGTTTTCGTCCCAGGCCGCCAGCGCTGACGAAGCCGCGTTCGCCTCGTCGCCCTTCCGCCGGATCACCGACGCCCAGTGGCGTGCGCGGCTGCCGGCCGCCAGCTATGACGTGCTGCGGCACGAGGGCACCGAGCGGCCCTACACCAGCCCGCTGAACGAGGAACACCGCGCCGGCACTTTCGTCTGTCGCGGGTGCGAATTGCCGCTGTTCCTGTCGGCCTGGAAGTTCGACAGCGGCACCGGGTGGCCCAGTTTCTTCCGGGTCAACCCGGCCAATATCGGCACCAAGCGCGACCTGGCCCTGGGCATCCCCCGCGTCGAGTACCACTGCGCCCGCTGCCTGGGGCATCAGGGTCACGTCTTCGACGACGGGCCGCGCCCGACCGGCAAACGCTACTGCAACAACGGCGTCGCCCTGATCTTCAAGCCCGGCTGA
- the recJ gene encoding single-stranded-DNA-specific exonuclease RecJ, producing MADGSPIPAFLDVTRSLSGRTWRQRPAEPAVIRAHMQALGLDEPLARALAARGVRSDQGADFLKPTLKALFPDPSSFMDMDAAATAIIEALVQGRSVHVFADYDVDGASSAALLVRWFRAMGAELPIYVPDRITEGYGPSAKAFDTLKASGADLVITVDCGAAANEAVAHATEIGLDVVVIDHHMMREEPPHCLAVVNPNRPGCNSGQGNLAAAGVVFVLLAALNREARSRGLFADRDQPDIRQWLDLAAMGAICDVTGLTGFNRALTGLGLGVMSSWGNPGLKALLAASGAVEGPAKSNHAGFILGPRINAGGRIGKSDLGARLLSTDDPDEARTLAQELDALNIARREVERDVTEEATRRVEQTGRHADGSAVVVIAGDDWHPGVVGIVAGRLRERWRKPVIVIGVDAVNGIGKGSGRSQPGMNLGRAIQAAWNEGVLMAGGGHAMAAGLTVRADRIDELRDFLNDRLSGEQAEAEAIDRVEIDALIGPFGATRALFESFEQLAPFGPANPEPLFAISGVQAREPVAMAGGHVRCRLVGADGHSVKAIAWRCADLPGGKALLAGQGGLNVAGRLKADDWNGRKGVQFEIEDIADPRMAQ from the coding sequence ATGGCCGACGGCTCACCCATTCCCGCCTTCCTCGATGTCACACGATCGCTGTCCGGTCGCACCTGGCGACAGCGTCCGGCCGAACCTGCCGTCATCCGCGCTCATATGCAGGCGCTTGGCCTCGACGAGCCGCTGGCGCGGGCTTTGGCGGCTCGGGGCGTCCGGTCGGATCAGGGTGCCGATTTTCTGAAGCCGACGCTGAAGGCCCTGTTTCCGGATCCGTCCAGCTTCATGGATATGGACGCGGCGGCGACCGCCATCATCGAGGCCCTGGTCCAAGGTCGCAGTGTCCACGTTTTCGCCGACTATGACGTGGACGGGGCTTCGAGCGCGGCCCTGCTGGTGCGCTGGTTCCGGGCCATGGGGGCCGAGCTGCCGATCTATGTCCCCGACCGGATCACCGAAGGGTATGGCCCCAGCGCGAAGGCCTTTGACACCCTGAAGGCATCGGGAGCCGATCTGGTCATCACGGTCGATTGCGGGGCTGCGGCGAACGAGGCGGTGGCCCATGCGACCGAGATCGGGCTGGATGTCGTGGTCATCGACCATCACATGATGCGCGAGGAACCACCGCATTGCCTCGCAGTAGTCAATCCGAACCGGCCGGGCTGCAACTCCGGCCAGGGCAATCTGGCGGCGGCCGGGGTGGTGTTCGTCCTGCTGGCCGCCCTGAACCGTGAGGCGCGCAGCCGGGGCCTGTTCGCCGACCGGGATCAGCCGGACATCCGGCAATGGCTCGATCTCGCTGCCATGGGGGCGATCTGTGACGTCACCGGCCTGACCGGCTTCAACCGCGCACTGACGGGGCTGGGGCTGGGCGTAATGTCGTCTTGGGGCAATCCCGGCCTGAAGGCCTTGCTGGCCGCATCGGGAGCGGTCGAGGGCCCGGCGAAGTCGAATCATGCGGGCTTCATCCTCGGGCCGCGAATCAATGCCGGGGGTCGAATCGGCAAGTCGGACCTCGGCGCGCGACTGCTCTCTACCGACGATCCGGATGAGGCGCGGACGCTGGCGCAGGAGCTGGACGCCCTGAACATCGCCCGCCGCGAGGTTGAGCGAGATGTGACCGAGGAGGCCACGCGTCGCGTCGAACAGACGGGTCGCCACGCCGACGGCTCTGCGGTCGTCGTGATCGCCGGCGACGACTGGCATCCAGGGGTAGTCGGAATCGTTGCGGGTCGTCTGCGCGAACGCTGGAGAAAGCCGGTCATCGTCATCGGCGTGGATGCGGTCAACGGGATCGGCAAGGGCTCGGGCCGGTCTCAGCCGGGCATGAACCTGGGGCGCGCAATCCAGGCGGCCTGGAACGAAGGAGTGCTGATGGCCGGCGGCGGTCACGCCATGGCGGCGGGCCTGACCGTGCGTGCTGATCGCATCGACGAGCTTCGCGACTTTCTGAACGATCGACTGTCCGGCGAACAGGCCGAGGCCGAGGCGATCGACCGGGTCGAGATCGATGCCCTGATAGGACCCTTCGGCGCGACCCGGGCCCTGTTCGAATCGTTCGAGCAACTGGCCCCGTTCGGCCCGGCCAACCCGGAGCCGCTGTTCGCCATCAGCGGTGTCCAGGCGCGAGAACCGGTCGCCATGGCGGGAGGGCATGTCCGCTGTCGTCTGGTCGGTGCCGACGGTCATTCGGTAAAGGCCATCGCCTGGCGCTGCGCCGACCTGCCGGGAGGAAAGGCGTTGCTGGCCGGGCAGGGCGGTCTGAACGTGGCCGGTCGCCTGAAGGCCGACGACTGGAACGGCCGGAAGGGTGTGCAGTTCGAGATCGAGGACATCGCCGACCCCCGCATGGCCCAATAG
- a CDS encoding cold-shock protein: MSDFEGTEVADIVRITGRIKWFDPGKGYGFIVPDEPAHTDARDVLLHVSSLRDSGHETVGEGAPITCDCVRRPKGWQVTQVHEVGEGAPVSPRVRSGGYESLRSDHRGLEGAATAASGELESATVKWFNRTKGYGFVVRASDPGDIFVHIETLRRFGLDDLVPGETVRVLFAEGPKGLVVAEIKPGD; encoded by the coding sequence GTGTCTGATTTCGAGGGGACGGAGGTCGCGGACATCGTCCGGATCACCGGCCGGATCAAATGGTTCGATCCGGGCAAGGGCTATGGTTTCATTGTGCCGGACGAGCCCGCGCACACGGATGCCCGTGACGTGCTTCTGCACGTCAGCAGCCTGAGGGACAGCGGTCACGAGACGGTGGGCGAGGGCGCACCGATCACCTGTGACTGCGTGCGCCGCCCCAAGGGCTGGCAGGTCACCCAGGTCCATGAGGTCGGCGAGGGTGCCCCGGTGTCCCCGCGCGTTCGCTCCGGCGGCTACGAAAGCCTGCGCAGCGATCATCGAGGTCTGGAAGGGGCCGCGACCGCTGCGTCGGGTGAGCTCGAATCCGCCACCGTCAAATGGTTCAATCGCACCAAGGGCTATGGATTCGTGGTGCGCGCCAGCGATCCAGGCGATATCTTCGTTCATATCGAGACCCTGCGTCGCTTCGGCCTGGACGATCTGGTTCCGGGCGAGACGGTCAGGGTTCTGTTCGCCGAAGGTCCCAAGGGGCTGGTGGTGGCCGAGATCAAACCGGGCGACTGA